Part of the Sphingobacterium sp. LZ7M1 genome, CATGATCCCACTGATATTTTCATCCAAACCAACTGCAATAGGCGCAAGGGCTACAATAGTCCCAACAGATGTACCTAATGAGGTGGATATAAAACAGGAAACTAAAAAGAGACCTGATATGACATATTGTGCAGGGATATAGGTTAAGGCAAAGTTGATGGTGGAGGAGATGGCACCTATATTTTTGGATACTTCGCCGAATGCCCCAGCAAGTAGGAAAATCAAGATCATGATCAAGATGTTCTCATTTCCGGCTCCTTGCGCAAAATGTGCTAATTTTTCATTAAAAGCTCTTTTAGGAAATTGAAAAAAGGCGACGAAAAGACAAAGTACAAAGACTACTAAAACAGGTAAGGCATAGAAATCACCTAATATAAATGATCCTGCGAAGTAAATCACGACAAACAAGATGAGTGGTAACAAGGCCCAAATATTGCCTTTAGTCATAAACTTAGATTAAATGAAAAAAATTTCCCAAAATTAGCATATTATTCAGACAATCAAACCTTTCATGGATAGAGATTCCCTTATGAAGCTATATTTGGACATATTTTTAGCCATATAAACTGATTTTCAAAGCCTTGATGCTTTGCTAATAGGAAATAATGTGTAACTTTAGTTACAATCACCAGAATAAACATAAAACAATTGAAATGAAAAGAACCCCATTGACAACTTTAATTCTGTTGTTATTAGTGGCATTCGTTTTAGTGTTTGCTACTACCTGCTTCGGGATTCATTAACAAAAAAGCGAGATTTGATAACGCCATCAAATCTCGCTTTTTTGTTCATATCACTGGTATTTTAATCCTCTTTGTTTTCCCAGAAATCCGCATTTTTTATTCCGATAGCCTTAGGGTCAAAGGAAGGATCTTCAATTCCTTGTTTTCTTTTGCTTTTATAGTCTTTCCAAACCTTCATGGCGGGTTTGCTCAATAATAAGATGGCAATAATGTTGGTCCAGGCCATTAAACCTACGCCGATATCACCGATTGCCCATGCTGTATCAGCTGTTCTAACTGTTCCAAAATAAACGGTACTTAAAAAAACAATCTTAAATATCCAACCGAGGATTTTTCTTGTTTTCTCACTTTTTACGAGATAAGCTACGTTGGTATCTGCATAATAGAAATAGGCCATAATCGTTGTAAACGCAAAGAAGAAGAGCGCAATAGCGACGAATCCATTTCCAAATCCAGGGAAATGATGGGATACGGCGGCTTGGGTAAATCCATTATAATCTACATTGGGTAAGTTTTCCACGAGCAGTGTGGTCGGTTGCCCTGCAGCATCCACATTTGTTACATTGTACATTCCTGTAAATAAGATCATCAAAGCAGTTGCAGTACAGACAAATAAGGTGTCCACATATACAGAAAATGCCTGAACCAATCCTTGTTGAGCAGGATGGGATACATCGGCAGCTGCTGCTGCGTGAGGAGCAGTACCTTGTCCAGCTTCGTTGGAGTAGATTCCGCGCTTAACCCCCCAAGCGATAGCCATACCGATAATACCTCCAAAAGTCGCATCTAAACTAAAAGCACTTTTAAAGATAAGTCCAAATACTTCAGGTATTTGTTGGAAGTTAATTCCAATGATAATTAAGGTCATTAAGATATATCCACCTGCCATAAATGGAACAACAAACTCCGCTACAGAACCCAGACGTTTTACTCCTCCGAAAATAATGAGGACCAATAATCCTACAATAGCAATTCCTGTGTAGGCAGGAGGAATTTGATAAGCGTTGAAAGCTGAGGAAGCGATTGCATTACTTTGCACACCGGGAAGCAGTAAACCAGCACTTACAATGGTTAGAATAGCAAATATTGCTGCGTACCATTTAACCCCTAGTCCTTTTTCGATATAGAAAGCAGGACCGCCTCTAAATTCATTGCCTTCTTTCTGTTTGTACAATTGACCTAAAGTCGCTTCTACGAAAGCTGAGGCTGAACCTAAAAAGGCAATGACCCACATCCAGAATACTGCACCAGGGCCACCATAGAATATTGCAGTTGCTACGCCAATGATATTTCCAGTTCCGACACGACCAGAAATTGCCAAGGCAAAGGCCTGAAAGGATGAGATGCCTTCATCTGATTTCTTCTTGGCGAAGAGCAACCTTAGCATGTCTTTTAAATAAGTAACTTGAAGGAATCCTGTACGAATGGAGAAGTAAAGCCCTGTGCATAAGCACAAATAAATTAAAACTTCACTCCATACTAGATTGGAGATCGAGGAGATAATATTATCCATTAATTTGGTTTAAATAGTTATTAGCCATTAATTATTGTGTAAAGTAAAGGTTTTTTTAGAAAATCTCACAAATTAATTATTTGAAGATTTTCGGAAGAATTCTTCCGCAGTACCTGAGGTTAATAGCTTGTCATTTGACGAAAATTTTCAAATTCCCTTGGAATTATGGATTTCAAGCTAGAATATTGTCTAATTATTACACGACTATTATTTGCTCCAAAATATGATGTTAAGGTTAAATTCCATATTCATTCTGTTTTCCGGAATTATTTTCCTGAATTCCTGCGCTTCAGTCAAAAACATTGAAATTAGAGATCTACTGCACCATAGCAATTGCATTCAGCAAAATGTGTATGAATATGCGGTAGATAGCCTTCCTATTCCTCTCCATGAACAAAACGTCTCCCCATTGTTGGCGAATAAATTGACTTTCAGTAGCCTAAATATGGCTAATGCCATAGGTATTCTAAAGACCGTTTCTAAATATGCTGAGCTAAAACAAAATCCTAAACCTGAGGATCTCAGCTATAGACTGGAACTATTGGAACTGAAACAGGCTATCGATCAAAAGATCAACAGCTCTTCACTTGAAATTTCAGCCATTTCTTCTGAAATGGACTGTGAGGAGGAGCGGACCAGCCAAGTGGCCAATTACCTCGAAGGAAAGATCCAGGGAAAAGAGTCCAAACTGACTGTTGCCGCCATCGTAGTCGGTGCCTTGGGTGCGATCTTGACCGAAGGGGTGGTCAAGGATGAGGGGGCTAGCCATGTCGTTGGTATCTCAACGGGTGTTGCTGAGGCCACCTTTGGGGTGATGATGTTGTTGAATGATGAAAAGACAGATTTTTTCCATAAAAGAAATGCCTTGAGGGATGTCTGGTTTGGGGCAGCAACCTCGAAAAACTTTCCCGCTGCAGTTTGGTATTATTTAAATTACGCCAGTCCTAAAAATGGGATCAAGACTTCACTAAGAGAACAGATTGTTCAGAAATGGAGTAGTTTCGGGCAAATTACCAAATCATCTGAAAAAGAAATGTTGGAACTCTATTTTGGAGAAGGGGGAGAGTATACAAGCGAACAGTTGGAAAACAGGGCAGATATGTATGATCAGTTGGAGTCGAATATCAATTTGATGAAACAGGATTTAAAAGCCCTCTCTGCTGAATTGGAAAGACTATAAAAAAATGCCATGCTAAATAAAACATGGCATTTTTTCGATAAATCTAAAAATTATTGATTTGCTGGTTTCAATTCTAGTTCATAGAATTTAGGGTCATATTTCATCATTGCCCCAGTTGCAGCATCAATGGCCCAACCTACCATGCCCAGTAGGTTTAAAATGGAAACTGTATTAAAAGTAGTTTCAGGATTGAACTGGTAGTTCTCATAGCCGTCCTTGGTCAACGTAATGACTGGACCATTAAATCCTTTCTTCAAGGAAACAGTGGCAGGAGTGACACCTCGATCTACACCGTCCACTTGGATTTTAGCACCACTGGGATAAGATTTGATCAAGACATCTTGCTTGGTCCCCGTAAAAATAGTTCCGCATGAGCTTGTGAATAAAACAATAGATGCTAGGGCAATTAAAAATACTGCTTTCATGTTAAAATAATTAATAATTGTTAAAGTATATCGTATTGACTACATCTGGTTTGAAAGGTTTAAAGGGTGTTTATTAAATATTTTTAAGAAAATTAACCTACTGTTTTGTATTGTTCATGAAACAAAATGAAACTAAGATTATTGCTAGAAAATTGTGCAGAATCAAGGGATAAAAAGGACAGCTTACTACCTTCCCAAACTCAATAAATAACTGTATCTTTGCGACATGATTAACGTTTCGAATTTATCTCTTCGTTATGGCAAACGTGTCCTATTCGAAGATGTCAACTTAAAGTTCACTCCTGGAAACTGTTACGGTATTATTGGAGCGAATGGTGCCGGAAAATCGACTTTTTTAAAAATTATCTCTGGAGAAGTAGATCCTACTTCTGGATCAGTAGCCTTCACTCCGGGGGAGAGGATGTCTGTATTAAATCAGAACCACTATGCATTTGATGAGTTCTCTGTTATCGAAACGGTAATGATGGGTAACCAAGAGCTATATAAGGTGATGAAAGAAAAGGATGAAATCTACATGAAAGAAGATTTCTCCGATGCTGATGGTGAAAGAGCTGGTGAATTGGAAAGCCTTTTTGCTGAGATGGATGGTTGGAATGCTGAAAGTAATGCAGCGACCCTTCTGAGCAACCTTGGAATTAAAGAAGAACTTCACTATAAATTAGTTAAGGAGTTGGATGGTAATGAAAAAGTTCGTGTCCTTTTGGCACAGGCTTTATTTGGTAATCCAGATATCTTAATCCTGGATGAGCCTACCAACGACTTGGATATTAATACCATCGCTTGGTTAGAGGACTTCCTTGCTAGCTATGAAGCGATCGTATTGGTTGTTTCCCACGACCGTCACTTCTTAGATGCTGTCT contains:
- a CDS encoding sodium:alanine symporter family protein — translated: MDNIISSISNLVWSEVLIYLCLCTGLYFSIRTGFLQVTYLKDMLRLLFAKKKSDEGISSFQAFALAISGRVGTGNIIGVATAIFYGGPGAVFWMWVIAFLGSASAFVEATLGQLYKQKEGNEFRGGPAFYIEKGLGVKWYAAIFAILTIVSAGLLLPGVQSNAIASSAFNAYQIPPAYTGIAIVGLLVLIIFGGVKRLGSVAEFVVPFMAGGYILMTLIIIGINFQQIPEVFGLIFKSAFSLDATFGGIIGMAIAWGVKRGIYSNEAGQGTAPHAAAAADVSHPAQQGLVQAFSVYVDTLFVCTATALMILFTGMYNVTNVDAAGQPTTLLVENLPNVDYNGFTQAAVSHHFPGFGNGFVAIALFFFAFTTIMAYFYYADTNVAYLVKSEKTRKILGWIFKIVFLSTVYFGTVRTADTAWAIGDIGVGLMAWTNIIAILLLSKPAMKVWKDYKSKRKQGIEDPSFDPKAIGIKNADFWENKED
- a CDS encoding PEGA domain-containing protein, yielding MKAVFLIALASIVLFTSSCGTIFTGTKQDVLIKSYPSGAKIQVDGVDRGVTPATVSLKKGFNGPVITLTKDGYENYQFNPETTFNTVSILNLLGMVGWAIDAATGAMMKYDPKFYELELKPANQ